A DNA window from Doryrhamphus excisus isolate RoL2022-K1 chromosome 2, RoL_Dexc_1.0, whole genome shotgun sequence contains the following coding sequences:
- the zic6 gene encoding LOW QUALITY PROTEIN: zic family member 6 (The sequence of the model RefSeq protein was modified relative to this genomic sequence to represent the inferred CDS: inserted 2 bases in 2 codons), with protein MTSLARFSGWPLPSVGPGERSGEPSVALPPLAGGHTGLPAGTSLKLCPSRALRDYPEARSGAYVDRFAEPGGPGGFLVGGGMPPGTVESFHPERASGSDAAQMMLGLPXDLLARNHPYGGTVGLKEGGRRFPGLCEPLFGCAEAAVKPVLACEWTGPEVPCSAAFRTVHELVGHVTAEHVGGGELAEYACQWEGCARDGKPFKAKYKLVNHVRVHXGEKPFPCPFHGCPKLFARSENLKIHERTHTGEKPFQCGLEGCNRKLATSSDRKKHSLVHSHAKPYACKAGGCIKAYTHPSPLCKHVKLHRCKETRSLAAHPEEPVSGPPLCPSLDLDDSSIRRSRHPAGSDDGSTIITAFHHHHGFPPSSRLSTIITAFHHHHGFPPSSFFLSEKSHRAK; from the exons ATGACAAGCCTGGCCAGGTTTAGCGGCTGGCCTCTCCCTAGCGTCGGTCCCGGGGAGAGGAGCGGTGAGCCCAGCGTGGCGCTGCCCCCTTTGGCAGGGGGGCACACGGGACTCCCCGCTGGCACTTCCTTAAAACTTTGCCCCTCTCGCGCTTTGCGAGACTACCCCGAGGCGAGGTCCGGCGCGTACGTAGACCGCTTCGCGGAGCCCGGCGGCCCCGGGGGCTTCCTCGTCGGAGGCGGCATGCCGCCCGGCACCGTCGAAAG CTTCCATCCGGAGCGGGCCTCCGGCAGCGACGCCGCCCAGATGATGCTCGGGCTGC GGGACCTCCTCGCCCGGAACCACCCGTACGGAGGCACCGTCGGTCTCAAGGAAGGCGGGCGGCGGTTCCCGGGTCTGTGCGAGCCTCTCTTCGGGTGCGCCGAAGCCGCGGTGAAGCCGGTGCTGGCGTGCGAGTGGACCGGCCCGGAGGTGCCTTGCTCCGCTGCCTTCCGGACCGTGCACGAGCTCGTCGGCCATGTGACCGCGGAGCACGTCGGGGGAGGCGAGCTGGCCGAGTACGCGTGTCAGTGGGAGGGGTGCGCCCGGGACGGGAAGCCCTTCAAAGCCAAATACAAGCTGGTCAACCACGTCAGGGTCC ACGGGGAGAAACCCTTCCCTTGCCCCTTCCACGGATGCCCCAAACTCTTTGCCAGGTCAGAGAACCTGAAAATCCACGAGAGGACTCACACAG gagaaaaacctttccaGTGCGGGTTGGAGGGCTGCAACCGGAAGTTGGCCACCAGCAGCGACCGGAAGAAACATTCCCTGGTCCACTCCCACGCCAAGCCGTACGCGTGCAAGGCTGGGGGCTGCATCAAGGCCTACACGCACCCCAGCCCCCTGTGCAAGCACGTGAAGCTGCACCGCTGCAAGGAGACCCGAAGCCTGGCAGCGCATCCCGAGGAACCCGTCTCGGGGCCCCCCCTCTGCCCCTCACTGGACTTGGACGACTCGTCGATCCGGAGGTCACGTCACCCTGCCGGGTCGGACGACGGgtccaccatcatcacggctttccaccatcatcacggctttccaccatcatcacggctttccaccatcatcacggctttccaccatcatcacggctttccaccatcatc